CCACGTGGCTCCTCGGGTTGTCGCCAGCGTTCGATGCCTTCCTGATCGGGCTGAGCACCGATGAGGAGACGAACCTGTCCGACGTGTTCGAGGCCATCTGAAATCGAGAAGTATCCGCGTGGGTTGAAGTATCCTGTTACTACGTCGAGGTCGGGCTCGTCAGCAAGATGGCCATCGAGGTAGTCGAGGTACTCGTCGATAGCGCGGGCGAGCGTGTTTCCGTTGCGGTTATCGACGAACTGTGGGCGCTCAGTCATCGTTTCGCGTTCCCGCCGCGCGTTCTTCTTCGCGGTCGGCATGGTCAAGATCGAGTCGGTCAGCCCAGCTGGCATAGTAGTCGAGGACGCGGTTCAGACGCTCTTCGTAGTCCCAGCCGTCGTGGAACGTCTCGAAGATCACCTCGACGTGCTCGCGGGAGAGGCCATAGAGATGTGCCACGACGGCGTCCAGTTCGTAAATCTTCTCCTGTTTCGTGTCTTCGTCGAGTGGACCGTACTCCACTCCAACTGCGTCGGCCCAGTCCGCGTACCGATCGTCAACGGCGGCAAGACGACCAGATAACTGGATGACACGTTTACGAAGGGTGCTATCTTTTCCTGGTCGAGGTATAGGAAATGAATTAACCAGATAGTATTTTAGCCCCGTTTCTACGAAACGTCGGGCGTACCAATCCAACGGAATAGAACTTAATACACCGAGTAAATATGCTTCATCCTGCTCAGTTCCCCTCGGCCAAAGGAAGAATGGGGACTTCTCAACTAAGAATGTATTAGGTGGAACCAGACAAGGGATGACTGTTCTGCTATCAGTTGCCCGTGCAACGTCTCTAAAGCTAACCCTCGGTGTTAAACATGTCAGTGTGTCCTCATCAAACACCCAATCTTCGTCCATTTCATAATATGCTGATCTCTTACCCGCATATTGATACGAGTTCTCGCGTGACTCCTGAATGTAATCAAGGACAACATCAGGATCGGCCCATGCATATCGTTCTCCAGTATCAGGATTCCAGATGTTGAAAGATTTTCCAGTATATACTGGCCAGAAATCCTCGTCTGGATCGTCTGTGAAATGCATCAGTCGGGTTCCATCATCCTTCGTCTTATCTTGGGATGTATGTAGCTCAGACGTTGGCCTTGCTCTCCAGCAACCTTCTTTGTTCAAACCCAGAGGGGGTGTATCGGACATTTGTTTAAATACTCCCACTGATGCTGAATTGGCTGGAAGTGCCGGAAATGATGCTTTATCTGTCCAACCTTTCGCCTCATTCACGCTGAAATAATAGGGAGGTTCATTAACACCTTTATTGAAACTTTCAGCGTCAGGATACGGCCCTCTAATAGGGACAGTCTTCTCACCCTCCGTCTCACCCTTCGTGAAACTAAATAATCCTATAGTAAATCGAGGTTCCATTCCCTCAAAAGCCCAATTCGAATGATTTTTCAGGAATGTGAGATCTTGTATCGAGCCTTCTTCCATCACCTTTCGACGGAAAGGCTCCGAACCCGCGTTGGAAAACGCGCCTCGTGGTAAGACCACACCGACAGCCCCTTGATCTCGAACTAAGTTCCAAAATCTCCAGCTAAACGCGAGATACATATCTGGATCTCCACTTCCAATTCCAGGATAAGGGCCTTCTGTGAGGATTTTTGCTCTCTTTTCTTCTTCAATTTGCTCTTTTTGCAACTTTTGAACAAGATCTGGTCGCTCCGTTTCCAGCTCATCAATCCGAGCCTCTCGTTTTGTTGATGAGAGGCCACGGAGACCGGGATAGTGCCTTGCCCAGAACTCGTGTCGCTCTACCTTCGCTTTCTCCCATGGTGGATTTCCAACAATCACGTCGAAGCCCGATCCATCACCATCAAAGACCTCTGGAAAAGACGCCGGGAAATGTAGTGGATCAGTGGACGCCAGTATATCCTGAGCTTGCTCGTAACACTCCTCTTGCGTAATGTCGATATTGGTATCCGAAACGGGGTCTGTATTGATCTCGTCATCAATTCGTGACGCCGCCAATATGTCGAACCGCGCCCGAACCTCTTCCAGTTTCTTCTCAATCTCCTCCCGCGTCTCACGTGCCTCTTTAACCTGCTCGGCACTGGCATCCGCGAAGCTCCCTAATTGATCGATGTCGTCCCGGATCTCGTTCATCACGCTCTGACCACCCGCGAACATCCCCAGCGACGACTGCTCTACGTCAAGGATGTCGGTTACCTCGTCAAGCGTCCCAATCCCAGCCAGCGAGTCGCCAGTCACGAGGTTGTAATCAAGGAATGTCAGCGGAAGCCCTGGAACAAAGGTGTGAACCCAGATCGACAGGCGCGCAAGTTCGGTTGCAAGCGGGTTCAGGTCAACACCGTAGATGCACCGTCGGGCGACCTGACGACGGAGAAGTTGTCCCCGCTCAACTGGCGGTGCGTACTCCTCATCGTCGAAAGCCTCCAGTGCGGCGTCTTCCAGATTATCGAGTTCCTCTTCAACCGGTGGTAGCGGGTTCTCGGTGAGATACTTATAGAGTCGAGATTCAATCCGGTCAACAGCACCCACCAGGAAGTGTCCAGAGCCCATAGCGATGTCGGACACGCGAATGTCGAAGAACGCATCTGCGGCGGCGTTCTCGCCTTCCTCTTCCCGGAGTCGGTCAATCCGGTCGATGTGGTCATCCAGCGCAGGCTCCAGCGAGTGGTCCAATAGGTGCTCAACGAACCGCGTTTTCGTGTAGTACGTACCGGTCGCCTTTCGCTCTCCAGACTGTCCGTGGAGGTAGACCTCTCCCTCCTCGACGACCACGTCATCGTCACCAAGCGTCTGCTGGCCGTCAGTATCGACCGGTTCGTAGTGGCCTTCGTCGTCGATAGTGAGCGGCTGGTCGGCCACCGAAAGTTCCGATTCCAGTAGTCCCTCGTAGATCACGCCGAACTCCCGGACGCCGATGTTGCGGAAGTCTACTGGTCCCTGGAAACCGTCCTCGGTTTCGTCTACGAGCAACCGAAACAGCACGGGACCGAACTCGGCGTTGTTCAGCCGGAGATCCGCTAACATTGCTCCCGCGTCTGATATGTCGGGGTCTTCGGAGAGGAGCGTCCCGTCGTAGG
The Halalkaliarchaeum desulfuricum DNA segment above includes these coding regions:
- a CDS encoding Eco57I restriction-modification methylase domain-containing protein; the encoded protein is MASDFLESRSGRPWADDPAGSDFEFYQGNGPSALEVIVVDHGERPTKEFLQKAYKERRGGRVNPILVVALYDDYAGLCGPSGEEPPVYRDVDRGQADRVCDTALDQPDRHAAQRFLTEMLPQLDEELTGLRNQGLLSTHELKVGVPERDDWEDAAEQARQAIDDDPRELIKGLNFEIDQLTDQSYVLKDTSDGHERAVAMFLQEDESFDHAQERFVGQSPVAYALNEADKRNLEYVIGNSGDTLRLYTTNPDAGFGSRGRTDTYVEVNTTLLADEKAAYLWLLFSANALRDDGTLHDIMERSKDYAADLGARLRERIYDDVIPDLAEAIAKARDLDDPTKEELDETYRMTLILLYRLLFIAYAEDEEFLPRRRNARYDENSLKRKAKNLHDFIQDGGEFDDSFYDHWDDVMHLTRAVHHGHDELGLPAYDGTLLSEDPDISDAGAMLADLRLNNAEFGPVLFRLLVDETEDGFQGPVDFRNIGVREFGVIYEGLLESELSVADQPLTIDDEGHYEPVDTDGQQTLGDDDVVVEEGEVYLHGQSGERKATGTYYTKTRFVEHLLDHSLEPALDDHIDRIDRLREEEGENAAADAFFDIRVSDIAMGSGHFLVGAVDRIESRLYKYLTENPLPPVEEELDNLEDAALEAFDDEEYAPPVERGQLLRRQVARRCIYGVDLNPLATELARLSIWVHTFVPGLPLTFLDYNLVTGDSLAGIGTLDEVTDILDVEQSSLGMFAGGQSVMNEIRDDIDQLGSFADASAEQVKEARETREEIEKKLEEVRARFDILAASRIDDEINTDPVSDTNIDITQEECYEQAQDILASTDPLHFPASFPEVFDGDGSGFDVIVGNPPWEKAKVERHEFWARHYPGLRGLSSTKREARIDELETERPDLVQKLQKEQIEEEKRAKILTEGPYPGIGSGDPDMYLAFSWRFWNLVRDQGAVGVVLPRGAFSNAGSEPFRRKVMEEGSIQDLTFLKNHSNWAFEGMEPRFTIGLFSFTKGETEGEKTVPIRGPYPDAESFNKGVNEPPYYFSVNEAKGWTDKASFPALPANSASVGVFKQMSDTPPLGLNKEGCWRARPTSELHTSQDKTKDDGTRLMHFTDDPDEDFWPVYTGKSFNIWNPDTGERYAWADPDVVLDYIQESRENSYQYAGKRSAYYEMDEDWVFDEDTLTCLTPRVSFRDVARATDSRTVIPCLVPPNTFLVEKSPFFLWPRGTEQDEAYLLGVLSSIPLDWYARRFVETGLKYYLVNSFPIPRPGKDSTLRKRVIQLSGRLAAVDDRYADWADAVGVEYGPLDEDTKQEKIYELDAVVAHLYGLSREHVEVIFETFHDGWDYEERLNRVLDYYASWADRLDLDHADREEERAAGTRNDD